The Prionailurus bengalensis isolate Pbe53 chromosome A3, Fcat_Pben_1.1_paternal_pri, whole genome shotgun sequence genome includes a window with the following:
- the CST11 gene encoding cystatin-11 isoform X1 yields the protein MMARPWQTPQLLLAILVALVALTHQERRKTFMSVEEVPVSEPHVIATLKFVINDFNKKSDDKYNFRIVRVLKVQKQVTDHMEYHVNMEMRRTTCQKLETTNCVFQEGELYKQIECFYSVFVVPWFEKYKILNKNCTDG from the exons ATGATGGCCAGACCCTGGCAGACCCCACAACTCCTGCTGGCCATCCTGGTGGCCCTGGTGGCCCTCACCcaccaagaaagaaggaaaaccttTATGAGTGTCGAAGAAGTGCCTGTGTCAGAGCCCCATGTGATAGCCACCTTGAAGTTTGTGATCAACGACTTCAACAAGAAGAGTGATGACAAGTACAATTTCCGGATTGTGCGGGTCCTGAAGGTCCAGAAGCAG GTTACTGACCACATGGAGTATCATGTGAACATGGAGATGCGGCGGACCACCTGTCAAAAGCTGGAGACTACTAACTGCGTGTTTCAAGAAGGGGAACTTTATAAG caaatTGAGTGCTTCTACTCAGTGTTTGTTGTTCCCTGGTTTGAAAAGTACAAAATTCTGAACAAAAACTGCACCGATGGCTAG
- the CST11 gene encoding cystatin-11 isoform X2, with protein MMARPWQTPQLLLAILVALVALTHQERRKTFMSVEEVPVSEPHVIATLKFVINDFNKKSDDKYNFRIVRVLKVQKQQIECFYSVFVVPWFEKYKILNKNCTDG; from the exons ATGATGGCCAGACCCTGGCAGACCCCACAACTCCTGCTGGCCATCCTGGTGGCCCTGGTGGCCCTCACCcaccaagaaagaaggaaaaccttTATGAGTGTCGAAGAAGTGCCTGTGTCAGAGCCCCATGTGATAGCCACCTTGAAGTTTGTGATCAACGACTTCAACAAGAAGAGTGATGACAAGTACAATTTCCGGATTGTGCGGGTCCTGAAGGTCCAGAAGCAG caaatTGAGTGCTTCTACTCAGTGTTTGTTGTTCCCTGGTTTGAAAAGTACAAAATTCTGAACAAAAACTGCACCGATGGCTAG